The Gemmatimonadaceae bacterium genome contains the following window.
CTGCCGTAGGCACCGATCACGAAGTGGCTCGCATCGAGCCCCACCGCAGCGAGCTTGCGCTCGGCGCCTTCGCGAATGTTGCCGGTGAGCAGGCCGAGTGTGACGTGCGATTCCCCGCGCAGCCGCTCCAGCAGCGCCGGCACGCCGGCCAGGTGGCGCGAGACGTCGCGATGCGCCGCGAGCTCGATATCCAGTCGCTCGAGGTAGATCGCGCAGATCTCCTCGAAGCGGGGCAGGATCTCCTCACGCGGGACACCGGCGTACTCCATCTGCTCACGCACGATCTGGCGATCGGTCTTGCCATCGTAGCGAAAGGCCGGATCACCCGGCTTGCCAAAGACGGTGCGCAGCGCGTGCTCCATCGCCTTCCGCCCGGCGCCGCCGGTCAGCAGCAGCGTGCCGTCAATGTCGAACAGCACCACGCGCGCCCGTGCATCGATCGTGGTATCGAACGTCGGCTCGTGCCCCGCGTCACTCATGTGCCAACTCCGGTGGAGGCTTCCGCATCGGCCAGCTCATCCACCTTGGCGGGCTTCATGCGCGACAGGCGCGAGAGCAGCAGGCCGGCCATGATGAAGCCGGCGCCCGTGAGCTGCCAGCCGGTCGGGGTTTCGTGGAGCATCACCCACGCCACCGCGAGCGCGATCACCGGCTGCAGGTTGCTGTACAGCGACGTGCGCGTCGGGCCCAGCACGCGCACGCCGCGATAGAAGAGCAGATACGCCACCACCAGCGCACCGATGCCCGCGTAGGCCACCGCGCCCCATGCGCCCGGGCTCAGCGTACCCCAGTCGAGTGCCACCATCCCCGGGGCCGCCGCGATCAGCATCACCCCGGCGCCGCTCGCCATGGTGATCGCCGACAGATGCATCGGGTGCGCGCGCTGCGTGTACGGCTGCAGCAGCACGCTGAA
Protein-coding sequences here:
- a CDS encoding haloacid dehalogenase-like hydrolase; the protein is MSDAGHEPTFDTTIDARARVVLFDIDGTLLLTGGAGRKAMEHALRTVFGKPGDPAFRYDGKTDRQIVREQMEYAGVPREEILPRFEEICAIYLERLDIELAAHRDVSRHLAGVPALLERLRGESHVTLGLLTGNIREGAERKLAAVGLDASHFVIGAYGSDHEHRPMLPAVARQRACAWFKAHVPGEQLVIIGDTPADLACGRSLNARAIGVATGSYAVEALGAHEAHAIFPTLEDTEAVVEAIVS